The Leptospira wolbachii serovar Codice str. CDC genome segment ATGGAGTGAGGACATCAAAGATACAAACGAAGCAGAAGAAAGAAGGATTCTCTATGTCGGCCTTTCCAGAGCAAAAGACAATTTAGTTCTTTTAATCCCCGATACAACCAAACCCGATCGCTTGGCGGATCGAATGAGTGGGGATTTTTCAATCAGGAACCGGTTCAGAAATCGTACTTTACGATGGACTCGGCTCTGGTGAAGTGGTTTTACCTTAGGGGATTAGCTCAGTTGGTTAGAGCGCTACCTTGACATGGTAGAGGTCACTGGTTCGAACCCAGTATCTCCCAAGTATCTTTGGCTCCCATGATGCCATTTTCATTTTTTAAGCCCACTCTCTTTCAGTTTCGACTTGCATCCTATTGATGAATCGTTAAAGTTCGAAGCGATGAAACCTAAGTTCCTTGCAGAAGAATTCCTTTTGGCTTTGTATTTTATAGTATTTGGCATTGTATCCGGACTTGTTCTGTATTTGGGGCAATCCTCCGCCGGAATCAAACTGGCATCGCTCACACTTCTATTCCATATCAGTTTTGCGGGATTGTGTTTGGTATTTCGTTGGTATACACCTTTTCGTATATGGAAATTCCTTGTTCCCTTGTCTATCCTTATGGTATTTCCGGATTGGTTTCTGTCTGCCGTATTACAAACATTAGTATTTCCAGAAGATGGATTTTTAAAGATCGGAACTGTTTCTGGTTATATGGCAGGACTTTGGGCCATTCCACTTTTCATCTGCGTATATACGGGAATCAAACTAGAAGAAATGTCGGTATCTATTGTGGGAACTTGCCTTTGGGTAGGAATCTGTGCTTTAGTGATCTTTGGGACTTCGGAAGCCACGATGTGGGTTTTAGGATCTTGGTATGCCCAGGATGTAAAGATGTGGGGAAAAGTCGCCTACTACGTGCTAGTTCCTGAGATGGTTTTGGGAATCACCACCTACCTAGCTTACCAAGGTTTTTCGTATTCGGCCTATATATTCCAAATGGCAATTGGATTTTTAGTGATGATCCTCTATATTGGAAATCTTTCTTTCTTTTATCTCCTCATTGAAAAAATTCTATAAAATTTTTGTATCGATTGTTCTTGCCACTCTCCTAGTTTTTTCTCTGGGAGAGGTGGCCTTAAGGTTCCAATCGAAAACTGATTCAGACGAAATTCGGTATAAAAAAATCCATTGTTTGTATGGACTTTCTGAAATTCGCCTTTGCCCCAATGTGAAAGATCAATTTACCCGTAAAGATGGGAAAACTTGGGACATCCAAACCAATTCTTTAGGAGAAAGAATTCTATCTTATAAAGAAGAGACCGCCAACCTATGGTTAATCGGTGATTCCATGGCAATGGGTTATGGTTTGCCGTCAAAAGAAACTCCGGCTTACTATCTAAAATCCAAATACAAATTAGAAACCCGAGTCATTGCAGTCGATGCCATTGGAACAAATGGAATTTTAAAACTTCTTAAGGATACACTGGCTTCCGCAAAACCAGACGATCAAACAAAACAAATCTACTGGATCTGGAATCCATCCGATTTCATTGACGATACAGTAGAAAAAAAAGGAATAAAACGTTACCTTTATCCCATCCATTACCAACTAATTCGAAGTTCTTACCTTTACCGCAAGCTTCTTCCCCCACCCCCTGCCAATGTGTACACTTCGTACGGAACCCCCATTCTTTATCCTAAAAACCATACCACTTATACCAACTTAAAAAAGTTTTTCACTGATCCATCGATTCCAAATGACAAAATTTCCGTCCTCTTTAGTTGGGGGATGTCAAGAGAAGGAAATCCTGATACCAAAGATCTCAATTATGAAATGGCAAAAGATTTCTTTAGGGAGTATGGAGTGAAAACCATCGACCTACGGCAAAGAACAGAAGGTTTGTTTAAAGAACAAAAACAAGTTTATATCCCCAATGATGGACACCCAGGCCCGGCCCTAGCAGAACTTTTTGCCGATGCCATAGCTAAGGCCTTCCAAAATTCGCCTTAGAAATGCTTGATTCCCAGCCTGAATTCTAAAGTTTAGAGGGATATGATTCAAAACTGGAAACGATGGGGAGCCATTGTCCTATTTTTCCCGTTCGTGTTGCTGTCTTTGGAATTGATTTTACGCCTTTCCAATCCACCTGCCTTACGTTACTACCGTGATGTCAAACTCCTTCATGCCTACCATCCTGAATACGGAGTGGCCTTAGAACCCAATGAAAGTCGTTTCGTCCGCCACTATGCAGATTTATGGCAGGGTCAGTTTACAACCAATTCCCTTGGCCTTCGGGGCCTCGAAGAACCAATTCCAAGAAAACCTAAACTTCTTTGTCTCGGAGATAGTTTGGTGATGGGATTTGGTGTTTCAGATGAAGATACTTTTTGTTCTCTGCTCGGTGGGTTCGAAGAGAAGGGAATAGTTTACCAAAGTCTGAATTTGGGTGTAGATGCTTACGGATCTCTTGGGTCTTACAAACGCCTCAAAGATATGTCCACAAAAATAGACAACATCCAAACAGTTCTTTTTTTTATCTCACCCAATGACTTCACAATGCCAGAAGAACTTCGCGCCCAAGGAATCCTTCCTGATGATGAAAACGATGCACTTCATGAAAATGATCCTGTTTGGAAAAAAAACTTCCACATTCAATTCGAACTCACAAGGATTTCTTATCTTTTGCAAGCTTTAAAACTTGCTTATGAACAAACAAAAGTTAAGATAGCGCAAACTAAGTATTTAGTTTCTACTGATACAGAACAACTCACAACCTCTCCCTTAGTTTATTTACGAGAAACTTTTTTCCTTCCCGTCAAACAACAAAAATGCGAAGAGAATACCGAATTTATTTGCCCGACTCCTTTACAAAATTTAAATGTAGTTTGTTCGGATACTCCTATTGATCCGAGTTCCCTCGATCCATTACCTGAAACCACAACG includes the following:
- a CDS encoding DUF6989 domain-containing protein: MKPKFLAEEFLLALYFIVFGIVSGLVLYLGQSSAGIKLASLTLLFHISFAGLCLVFRWYTPFRIWKFLVPLSILMVFPDWFLSAVLQTLVFPEDGFLKIGTVSGYMAGLWAIPLFICVYTGIKLEEMSVSIVGTCLWVGICALVIFGTSEATMWVLGSWYAQDVKMWGKVAYYVLVPEMVLGITTYLAYQGFSYSAYIFQMAIGFLVMILYIGNLSFFYLLIEKIL
- a CDS encoding LA_2486 family SGNH/GDSL-type esterase — encoded protein: MKKFYKIFVSIVLATLLVFSLGEVALRFQSKTDSDEIRYKKIHCLYGLSEIRLCPNVKDQFTRKDGKTWDIQTNSLGERILSYKEETANLWLIGDSMAMGYGLPSKETPAYYLKSKYKLETRVIAVDAIGTNGILKLLKDTLASAKPDDQTKQIYWIWNPSDFIDDTVEKKGIKRYLYPIHYQLIRSSYLYRKLLPPPPANVYTSYGTPILYPKNHTTYTNLKKFFTDPSIPNDKISVLFSWGMSREGNPDTKDLNYEMAKDFFREYGVKTIDLRQRTEGLFKEQKQVYIPNDGHPGPALAELFADAIAKAFQNSP
- a CDS encoding LA_2490 family SGNH/GDSL-type esterase codes for the protein MIQNWKRWGAIVLFFPFVLLSLELILRLSNPPALRYYRDVKLLHAYHPEYGVALEPNESRFVRHYADLWQGQFTTNSLGLRGLEEPIPRKPKLLCLGDSLVMGFGVSDEDTFCSLLGGFEEKGIVYQSLNLGVDAYGSLGSYKRLKDMSTKIDNIQTVLFFISPNDFTMPEELRAQGILPDDENDALHENDPVWKKNFHIQFELTRISYLLQALKLAYEQTKVKIAQTKYLVSTDTEQLTTSPLVYLRETFFLPVKQQKCEENTEFICPTPLQNLNVVCSDTPIDPSSLDPLPETTTRAYDLMIGLSKEKGYRFVPVILPMQIEEVYCRQMGKFNALGTYSMRAKRYLESKGVKTLDILPYTDKMCGREFTFRGETKKAGIQDYYIPGDGHLTKLGNLWAAESISHALKEIK